A stretch of DNA from Rickettsiales bacterium:
TTTCATGTGATATGATTTCTTTATAGTTTCTGATGTTTTTAGAAGATTGGCAGACTTGTTTTCATTCATATTGAAAGAATATAAAGACAGAACTGCAATAAATCTTGATGCGTGTTTGTTATGATGATTTAATTCATTATCTAGCATTAAAAAACTCCTGAAGTTTATTGATTATGTTTTGCATTTCCGTTGCATTATATTCTTGTCTTTTATAGCCAAAAACTGGGTTTGGCCATGCTTCATCATTTTTATATCTAGCAATAACATGAATATGTAATTGTTCTACTATATTTCCTAAAGAGGCAATATTTAATTTGTCTGGAGAAAATATTTGCTGCATAGCTTCACTTAAATAGCTGATCTCTTCCATCAGTATTATACGTTCTTCTTTATTTAAATCTATCATTTCTTTTAGATTATTTTTTCTAGGGACTAGAACAAGCCAAGGACATAGGGAATTGTTTACTAATATCAATTTAGACAGTTTTAGATCCGTACTCCAGCAAGAGTCTTGATCTAGCCTTGGATTTAAGTGAAAATCACTGTTCATTTTTATTCCATTACAATAATGTTGATTATATATATATAAACCTACTGATATCATTTGACAAATATATTTTTTTTGCTAGGTTATATGCATTAACTTTATAAAACCTTAAGGGAAAAACAATGACTAAAATAATAAAATCTAAGTATAAATTGAGCCGTCGTTTGGGCGTTAGCGTATGGGGAGATGGAAAAGATCCTTTTTCACGTAATCGTAATTTTCGCCCTGGTCAACATGGATCTGCTGGTCATCGTGCAGTTTCTGTTCATGGTCGTCAATTGAATGCTAAACAATTATTAAAAGGCCATTATGGGAGAATAGGCGAGCGTCAGTTCCGTAAGATTTTTGATAGAGCTTCTAGAATGGTGGGTGATACTGCTGAAAACTTTATTGGTTTATTAGAAAGAAGATTAGATGCTGTTGTTTATCGCTTAAATATGGCCAAATCTATATTTGCGGCTCGTCAGATTGTTAGTCATAAGCATATTATGGTAAAAAGAAAGAATCGTGATTATTGGGAAGTGGTGAATTGTCCTGCTTACTCAGTTTGTGAAGGCGATCAAATTAAAGTAACAGATCATGCTAAAACTGTGGCTCCGATTATGGCTGCAGTTCAAACTATGGAAAGAGGAATTCCAGAATACTTAAAGTTTGACCCTGCTAAATTTGAAGGGGAATTTATTCGTGTTCCTCAGTTGGCTGATGTTCCTTATGCTGCAAAAATGGAACCACAATTAGTGGTTGAGTTTTACAGTAAAAACTAATTTTTAAAAACTAAATCGCTCCTTGAGTTAGTTAACTTGAGGAGCAATTTAAAAGGTCTAAAGAAAATGACCTCTCAAATTGACAAGCTTATCTATCTTCTTTCAAAGGTTCCTGGTGTTGGGCCTCGCTCAGCCAAAAGAGCTGTTCTTCATCTTCTTAAATATCGTGATCAATTAATGTTTCCTCTAGCTGAGGAATTGAGTAAATCTGCTCAAATTATTAAAAATTGTCAAATATGTGGAAATATTGACGAGAAATCTCCATGTACGATATGTTCTGACTCTAAAAGGAATCAGAAAAGCATTTGTGTTGTTGAGAGTATAAGTGATTTATGGGCTATTGAGCGTGGTCACATATTTAATGGAACTTTTCATGTTTTGGGCGGAACTCTATCTGCTTCTCAAGGTGTTACGCCAGATGATTTAAGTTTAGCTAATTTAGCAGCTAGAATAAAAACAGATCAGGTTCAAGAGGTGATTATTGCGACAAATGCCACTTTAGATGGACAAACCACAGCGTTTTATATTACTGATTTCTTAAGTAAAGAAACGAAGGTTCATGTTACTCGTCTTGCATATGGTATTCCTGTGGGTGGTGAGTTAGATTATCTAGATGACTCTACTCTAGAGGCCGCTTTGTTATCTAGAAAATCTTTTTAAAGTCATAATAATTAATAATCTATAGTTTTATGTTTAATTATGGGTATATGAAGGTGAATGAAGATGTTTAAATTGTTGACATTTATTCACATAATACATAATCTTGTCTGGATTATAAAAAATAAATTATGGGTCGTTAACGATGTTTGAAAAAGTTTTAGTAGCTAATAGAGGGGAAATTGCCTTGCGTATTATGCGCACTCTAAAGAGTATGGGGATTAAAACAGTGGGAGTTTATTCTGAAGCTGATACTAATTCTTTGCATGTTCAATTTGCTGATGAAGCTGTATATATTGGTCCTTCACCGGCCACTAAAAGTTATTTGTCAATACCTCAAATTATGTCTGCCATACAAAAATCTGGTGCTCAAGCAGTTCATCCAGGTTATGGATTTTTATCAGAGAACTCTGATTTTGCTAAAGCCCTTCATAGAGAAGGAGTTGCTCTTATTGGGCCATCTGCTAAAGTGATAAAAATGATGGGTGATAAGATTGAAGCTAAAAAAATGGCTCAGGCTGCTAAAGTTAGTACTGTTCCAGGTTTTTTAGGTGAGATAGATGGTTTAGATCATGCAAAATCTCTAGCAGAAGAGATAGGTTTTCCAGTAATTATCAAGGCTGCTGCTGGCGGTGGTGGACGTGGTATGCGAGTTGTAAGGAATCTTGATGGATTAGAAGAGGCTTTAAATTCTGCTAAGCGTGAGGCTGCAAATAGTTTTAGTGATAATAGAATATTTATTGAGCGTTTTGTTGAAGACCCTAGACATATTGAAATACAGGTTTTAGCTGATAAATTTGGCAATGTTGTTTGCCTTGGAGAAAGAGAATGTTCAATTCAGCGCCATCACCAGAAAGTTATTGAAGAGGCGCCAAGTGGTTTCATTAGTGAAGAAACCAGACAAAAAATGTATGAAGAATCAAAAAGATTATGTGAATTGGTTAAATATGTTTCAGCTGGTACGGTTGAGTTTATTATGGATCAGAATCAAAACTTCTTCTTTTTAGAAATGAACACTCGTCTTCAAGTTGAGCATTGTGTAACAGAATTGGTCACAGGAATTGATATAGTTGAACAGATGGTTAATATTGCTGCGGGCAAGAAATTACCATTCACTCAAGAAGATATTAAACTTACAGGTTCAGCGATAGAGTCAAGAATTTGCTCAGAGGATCCTACTCGTGGATTCTTACCATCTAGTGGTAGAATAAGTGAATATCAAGAGCCAGTTGCATCTGATAAAATTAGGGTTGATAGTGGAGTTAAAGCGGGGCATGAAGTGAGTATGTTCTATGACTCTATGATTGCAAAGCTTTGTACTTATGCTCCAACTCGTATTGAAGCTATTGAAGAAATGAGATCTGCTTTGGGTGCTTTTGTAATTAAAGGAGTATCTCATAATATAAGCTTTTTAGAAGCTATTATGGCTAATCCTAGTTTTGTTGAATGTGATATTTCTACAAGCTTTATAGACAAACAATATCCAGATGGGTTTCTTGGAGCAGACTTAACTTCAGAAACAACTAAAGTGTTTTTAGCTGCAGTTGTTCATATGCATATGAGTAAGATGATAAGAGAGGCCACAATACCTGGTCAAGTTAAAGGAAAAGATAAGCAGGTTAGCACTCGTTGGGTTGTTAGTATTGGAGATAATTTATATCCAATTTTCATTAGGCCAGTAGATGATGGATATCTTGTTCGTTTTGAAAATACTAGAATTACAGTAAGAAGCACTTGGCAATTAGGTAATCCTTTATTTCATGGTATTATTGATGAAAGAGCAGTGAATGTAAAAGTATCTAGTAATTATACAGGTTATACTTTGAGTCACTCTGGTGTTACAGTTAATGCTAAGGTTAGATTACCAAGAGTAGCAGAACTAGAGCAATATATGAGGGTTAAGAATAATGATAGTTTAGCAGATTCTGTTATAGAAGCTCCAATTTCTGGTAAAATAGTGGATATTAAAGTTTCTGAGGGCGATGAAGTGAAGCAGGGACAAGAATTGATGTTAGTGGAAGCTATGAAAATGGAAAATATTATATATGCCACTAAGAAAGCTAAAGTTGTTAAAATTCATTTCAAAGTTGATGATTTAGTGAATGTTGGTCAAGATCTAATAGAATTAGAATAATATAATGAATATTTGTAGTTCACATAAAGCAAAGCATTTTGCTGGAGTACTAGGTGTGGTTGCTCCTTTTATGTTAGATATAGGGATTATTTCTTGCTATACAACAGATAATAGATGTTTTTGGATTAATAATGAAGAACCTGAAGAGACTTTAGATTATTTGAAAGAAATTGTTGGCGAGGTGACGCTGGGGATAACCACAGGTTTTTTTGTAGGCGCTTCTTTACCAATAATGTATTACAGTGGACGTATAGCTTATTCAGAAATGTTATTGATTCATAGAGAAGGATACGACGAAATAGTATAAATTTTGTCTGTATTAGCCAAGCTTTTTTGACCAGACAGCCAATTGGTTTTCTTGTGGTATATCTTTGTCAACTTGCTTCCAAGAAAATTTTATTTTTATTTCTTTAAGTGGGTTACACCCTAAAGCTTTCCATAAAGGTTCAAGAGGACGATAGTTTTCTGGTTTTAAAGGATGATCATTAGGGCGTATTACGGTCATGAAAGTTATATTTGTATAGTTTCTATCTTTAGCACATTGTTCGTGATATTTAGCTATAATATTACTTAAACCCTTATTACGATATTTTTCTTTAATCATCATTTCACCAACATAAAGATATTTGCTTATATCTATCTTATTTTTAATGAAGGGAGCTTTAACTTCTTCCATTTCTTCTTTAAGGGGGATAGAGTTAGAGAATCCCACCACTTTATCGCCATCTAATACTAGTAATATGATGCTATTCTTAGAGTTGAAATATACATTTAGATATTCTTCCTCATATTCGAGACTGCCTTTATAAAGATAAGGAAATTCTTTGAACATGGTAATTCTTATATTAGCAATTTGTTTAAGATATTTTTTTGCTTTTTCTCCTGTAAAAGATTGAAGAGATAATCCATCTTTTGATTGCCAAATAATTTTAGATAAAGCTTTGTTCATAATAATAACTCCGTGAATCTAATTCTTGCTTGTGGAATTTCTTTAGAATGTGGTTGGTAGAATGTTTTATAGATAAAATGTTTATTGATTTTTAGTGCATTTTTAATATCTTGCTCACTTGCCGCTGTTTCATTTATTAGAAAAGATGGCAATAAAAGAAGTTTATCGTGATATGGTTCTCCCGAGGATCTGCTAACGGCTCTTCCTGTTCTTGGTGAAATATAATATAGATCTTCCTTTGAGCCAGTATCAGCACAAGCATCAAGGCTAAGTCCATACCCTAATTCTTGGAGAATAGATAGCTCTAGTTTTATGTATTCAGTAAGCCAGTGCTCATGATCTTTTAAACTTAATAGGTAACTTATACTATCATCATATATTTTTGATTCTAAAGTTCTTTCAGGCAAACAGGTGCTGAGTATTGAGCAAAGACTTAGAACCGAATTTAGTTTTAGCTTATCATTTATAACAGCCATAGAAAGGGGGCGCAATAATTCGCAATAGTAGCTTCCTAAATGTTCTTCAAGTCTTGCGCGCCAAGTGGCGTGAACAATATTACCAAGCTGAACTTGATTGCGAGTTTTTTTATTTAAGCTAAGAAGACCTTTATATACACCATGGTTTGAACTAAATAACCAACATAGCAATTTATCATCATTAAATTGCTGTTGTTTAATAATAATCGCTTCGCTGGTCCATTGCATAAATTAAAGATGATGTTACAAGAAAACTAGATCGTTCTATAATAACACATTTATTGACAACTTCTTCTATAAAAGTTATCAATATCTAACATAAATTTAAAGATAGAGCTCGATACTATGAGTAGTAAATTTCCTTATGATAAACTTTTAATTGCCAGCAATAATCCAGGTAAGGTTAGAGAAATAAAATCTTTATTAGATCCATACGGAATAGAGATTTTTTCAATAACTGATTTTGATGTTGAGGAGCCAGAAGAAACAGAGGCCACTTTTATTGGCAATGCCAGGCTAAAAGCAGCATATTATGGTAAGAGATTAAGTCTTCCAGCTTTAGCGGATGATTCAGGAATATCGATTGAAGAATTGGGTGGATTCCCAGGTGTGTATTCTGCAAGGATTGCAGGGCCTGATAAAGATTTTACTATAGCTTTTGATAAAATTGAAAAAATGTTGGCCGAAAAAGATTTAAAAACCAGCCCTGCTTTTTTTACCTGTGCGTTGTCATTATGGCATCCAGACGGAATAATAGAAGACTTTGAAGGCAGGATTGATGGGATAGTCTCTTTTCCTGCAATTGGCATGCATGGATTTGGTTATGATCCCATATTCACATTAAATGGATATAACAAAAGACTGAGTGAAATGGCTCCAGAAGAAAAGAATAAGCTAAGCCATCGCTCTTTAGCATTTAAAAAATTTATTGAGCATTGTTTCTAATGCAAAACATAGCTATTTATATCCATTGGCCATTTTGTAAGAGTAAGTGCCCTTATTGTGATTTTAATAGCCATGTGCGCGAGAATATTGAGCAACAAAAATGGAATGAGGCTTATCTTAAAGAGATTGAGAATAATAAAGAATATTTATCTAACAAGAACATAGTTTCAATATTTTTTGGTGGTGGTACTCCATCTTTAATGCCAAGTTTTATCGTTGAAAATATAATTCAGAAGCTATCTAGTGTTTCTACTATGGATTCTAATGTAGAAATTACCTTAGAGGCTAATCCAACTTCTGTTGAAAGCAGCAAGTTTAAAAGTTTTTCTAATGCAGGAATTAATAGAGTATCATTAGGGATTCAATCTCTCAATTCAGATGATTTAAAATTCTTAGGAAGGGAGCACAGCGTTAATGAAGCTATAGAAGCTATTGAAATTGCAAAAGAAAATTTTGCTAGATATTCTTTTGATCTTATTTATGCCTTGCCCAAGCAAAGTTTAAGTTCCTGGGAGAAGGAATTGTCTCAAGCGCTTAAATTAGCAGGAAGTCATTTATCCCTCTATCAATTAACAATAGAGAAGGGAACTCCATTTTATAGTTTATATCAAAAAAATAAGTTTCAAATTCCTAATGAAGAATTGGCTAAAGATTTTTATTCTAAAACTCAGGATATTATGAATGATGCAGGTCTGCCTGCATATGAAATATCCAATCATGCAAGAAATGGGGAAGAATGTAGGCATAATATTGTTTATTGGAAATATGATGAGTTTCTAGGAATAGGTCCTGGTGCCCATGGTAGAATACATAATAAAGCCATTCATAGCATATATCATCCAGAGAATTGGCTTAACAAAGTTTTAGAAGGGCAAAGTCCCATTCAAAGTGCAATTGATCTTACTTTAGAGGAGAGGATTTGTGAAATATTATTGATGGGACTAAGATTAAGAGAGGGAATAAATCAGCAAGATTTTATTAGCAAAACAGGGCACAAGTTTTTAGAAGCATTAAATGCGGATAAACTAAATTGGTTGCTTGATAGTCAATATCTGAAGTTTGAGAATAATTTTCTTTATGCTAGTGAAAAAGGCAGATTAGTTCTTAATTATATTATCAATCAATTAACAGAGAATTAGT
This window harbors:
- a CDS encoding HIT domain-containing protein codes for the protein MNSDFHLNPRLDQDSCWSTDLKLSKLILVNNSLCPWLVLVPRKNNLKEMIDLNKEERIILMEEISYLSEAMQQIFSPDKLNIASLGNIVEQLHIHVIARYKNDEAWPNPVFGYKRQEYNATEMQNIINKLQEFFNAR
- the rpsD gene encoding 30S ribosomal protein S4, which produces MTKIIKSKYKLSRRLGVSVWGDGKDPFSRNRNFRPGQHGSAGHRAVSVHGRQLNAKQLLKGHYGRIGERQFRKIFDRASRMVGDTAENFIGLLERRLDAVVYRLNMAKSIFAARQIVSHKHIMVKRKNRDYWEVVNCPAYSVCEGDQIKVTDHAKTVAPIMAAVQTMERGIPEYLKFDPAKFEGEFIRVPQLADVPYAAKMEPQLVVEFYSKN
- the recR gene encoding recombination mediator RecR, giving the protein MTSQIDKLIYLLSKVPGVGPRSAKRAVLHLLKYRDQLMFPLAEELSKSAQIIKNCQICGNIDEKSPCTICSDSKRNQKSICVVESISDLWAIERGHIFNGTFHVLGGTLSASQGVTPDDLSLANLAARIKTDQVQEVIIATNATLDGQTTAFYITDFLSKETKVHVTRLAYGIPVGGELDYLDDSTLEAALLSRKSF
- a CDS encoding acetyl/propionyl/methylcrotonyl-CoA carboxylase subunit alpha is translated as MFEKVLVANRGEIALRIMRTLKSMGIKTVGVYSEADTNSLHVQFADEAVYIGPSPATKSYLSIPQIMSAIQKSGAQAVHPGYGFLSENSDFAKALHREGVALIGPSAKVIKMMGDKIEAKKMAQAAKVSTVPGFLGEIDGLDHAKSLAEEIGFPVIIKAAAGGGGRGMRVVRNLDGLEEALNSAKREAANSFSDNRIFIERFVEDPRHIEIQVLADKFGNVVCLGERECSIQRHHQKVIEEAPSGFISEETRQKMYEESKRLCELVKYVSAGTVEFIMDQNQNFFFLEMNTRLQVEHCVTELVTGIDIVEQMVNIAAGKKLPFTQEDIKLTGSAIESRICSEDPTRGFLPSSGRISEYQEPVASDKIRVDSGVKAGHEVSMFYDSMIAKLCTYAPTRIEAIEEMRSALGAFVIKGVSHNISFLEAIMANPSFVECDISTSFIDKQYPDGFLGADLTSETTKVFLAAVVHMHMSKMIREATIPGQVKGKDKQVSTRWVVSIGDNLYPIFIRPVDDGYLVRFENTRITVRSTWQLGNPLFHGIIDERAVNVKVSSNYTGYTLSHSGVTVNAKVRLPRVAELEQYMRVKNNDSLADSVIEAPISGKIVDIKVSEGDEVKQGQELMLVEAMKMENIIYATKKAKVVKIHFKVDDLVNVGQDLIELE
- a CDS encoding GNAT family N-acetyltransferase encodes the protein MNKALSKIIWQSKDGLSLQSFTGEKAKKYLKQIANIRITMFKEFPYLYKGSLEYEEEYLNVYFNSKNSIILLVLDGDKVVGFSNSIPLKEEMEEVKAPFIKNKIDISKYLYVGEMMIKEKYRNKGLSNIIAKYHEQCAKDRNYTNITFMTVIRPNDHPLKPENYRPLEPLWKALGCNPLKEIKIKFSWKQVDKDIPQENQLAVWSKKLG
- the recO gene encoding DNA repair protein RecO, with the protein product MQWTSEAIIIKQQQFNDDKLLCWLFSSNHGVYKGLLSLNKKTRNQVQLGNIVHATWRARLEEHLGSYYCELLRPLSMAVINDKLKLNSVLSLCSILSTCLPERTLESKIYDDSISYLLSLKDHEHWLTEYIKLELSILQELGYGLSLDACADTGSKEDLYYISPRTGRAVSRSSGEPYHDKLLLLPSFLINETAASEQDIKNALKINKHFIYKTFYQPHSKEIPQARIRFTELLL
- the rdgB gene encoding RdgB/HAM1 family non-canonical purine NTP pyrophosphatase, whose product is MSSKFPYDKLLIASNNPGKVREIKSLLDPYGIEIFSITDFDVEEPEETEATFIGNARLKAAYYGKRLSLPALADDSGISIEELGGFPGVYSARIAGPDKDFTIAFDKIEKMLAEKDLKTSPAFFTCALSLWHPDGIIEDFEGRIDGIVSFPAIGMHGFGYDPIFTLNGYNKRLSEMAPEEKNKLSHRSLAFKKFIEHCF
- the hemW gene encoding radical SAM family heme chaperone HemW; translation: MQNIAIYIHWPFCKSKCPYCDFNSHVRENIEQQKWNEAYLKEIENNKEYLSNKNIVSIFFGGGTPSLMPSFIVENIIQKLSSVSTMDSNVEITLEANPTSVESSKFKSFSNAGINRVSLGIQSLNSDDLKFLGREHSVNEAIEAIEIAKENFARYSFDLIYALPKQSLSSWEKELSQALKLAGSHLSLYQLTIEKGTPFYSLYQKNKFQIPNEELAKDFYSKTQDIMNDAGLPAYEISNHARNGEECRHNIVYWKYDEFLGIGPGAHGRIHNKAIHSIYHPENWLNKVLEGQSPIQSAIDLTLEERICEILLMGLRLREGINQQDFISKTGHKFLEALNADKLNWLLDSQYLKFENNFLYASEKGRLVLNYIINQLTEN